Proteins found in one Moritella sp. Urea-trap-13 genomic segment:
- a CDS encoding CpaF family protein, with the protein MFGTNTVTPTPTESLLTLSVSTDVADVTPNSNVEEQRFRVIQQEIMAIIAPAVVVTLTPEELEVRTFEAVGDIAARQQFPIGGTEQRNISQRLVDEMLGLGPLQVLMDDPEITDIMVNGHTEVFVEYRGKVKRADVSFRDEEHVLNLARRIVSRIGRRVDETTPMVDARLPNGSRVNVLIPPLALNGTCISIRKFNEQKHSLQQLAALGAMSSDMADVLNIIARCRVNVLISGGTGAGKTTLLNALSFGISPDERIITIEDAAELKLQQPHVVSIETRPANIEGAAAIGQRELLRNALRMRPDRIILGEVRGAEAFDMMQAMNTGHDGSMSTLHANTPHDALIRLENMLLMAEINLPVSALRRQIASTLDVVVQVERMRDGKRRVVNITEVVGLEGDQYLTYDLFHFDYQHMDVNGDLVGEFLSTKILPRFSEKARYYQLESQLKQAMGVR; encoded by the coding sequence ATGTTTGGAACTAATACAGTCACACCGACGCCAACGGAGTCATTACTGACATTATCCGTATCCACGGATGTTGCGGACGTCACACCGAATAGTAATGTTGAAGAGCAACGTTTTCGTGTTATCCAACAAGAGATAATGGCGATTATTGCTCCTGCTGTCGTTGTCACGCTGACGCCTGAAGAACTTGAAGTTCGTACGTTTGAAGCCGTCGGTGATATTGCTGCTCGTCAGCAATTTCCAATTGGGGGAACTGAGCAGCGTAATATCAGCCAGCGTCTTGTTGATGAAATGCTGGGGTTGGGTCCTTTACAAGTGTTAATGGATGATCCTGAGATAACAGACATCATGGTTAATGGTCATACCGAGGTATTCGTTGAATATCGCGGTAAGGTCAAGCGTGCTGATGTTAGCTTTCGCGATGAAGAACATGTATTGAATTTAGCGCGCCGAATAGTAAGCCGTATCGGTCGCCGTGTGGATGAAACAACGCCGATGGTTGATGCGCGTTTACCCAATGGCAGCCGTGTGAATGTGCTTATTCCACCATTGGCATTAAATGGTACGTGTATTTCTATCCGTAAATTTAATGAGCAAAAACATAGCTTGCAGCAACTTGCTGCGCTCGGAGCCATGTCGTCTGATATGGCAGATGTGCTGAATATTATTGCTCGCTGCCGAGTTAATGTATTGATTTCGGGTGGTACAGGTGCCGGTAAAACGACATTACTGAATGCATTGTCGTTTGGTATTTCACCCGACGAACGCATCATTACGATTGAAGATGCTGCAGAATTAAAGTTACAGCAACCACATGTGGTGAGTATTGAGACAAGGCCTGCCAATATCGAAGGCGCTGCAGCCATTGGTCAGCGTGAATTGTTACGTAATGCATTACGGATGCGTCCTGACCGAATTATTTTAGGTGAAGTCCGTGGCGCGGAAGCGTTTGATATGATGCAGGCGATGAATACTGGTCATGATGGTTCTATGTCAACGCTGCATGCTAATACACCGCACGATGCGTTAATCCGTTTAGAAAACATGCTGTTAATGGCAGAGATTAATTTACCTGTGTCTGCTTTACGCCGCCAAATCGCTAGTACTTTGGATGTGGTTGTACAAGTGGAACGTATGCGAGACGGTAAACGTCGAGTGGTTAATATTACCGAGGTCGTCGGCCTTGAAGGTGATCAATACCTTACTTATGATTTGTTCCATTTTGATTATCAGCACATGGACGTTAACGGTGATCTTGTTGGGGAGTTTCTATCCACGAAAATATTGCCGCGTTTTAGTGAAAAGGCGCGTTACTACCAACTTGAATCTCAGTTAAAACAAGCCATGGGAGTTAGATAA
- a CDS encoding type II secretion system F family protein, translated as MSLSLWIAVTLLITGAVIALLFSAPAQRREQLLKRLVLVSASESAQQQYSSLGLSKSASKIGWLRRLTVAPDISALLVKAGFHGPRASAIFLLCKVSLMLISAMAWQWYVNFDTDKFVMAKTLIFAISGGLVAEQWLKWRARTVNYRIALALPDALDLMVICVESGLTLEAVFQRVGREMTTVTPELSREWLITEAELRLLDSRITALNNLAERTGLVEVENMVIALSQAEKYGSKIAPTMRLIASDSRQYQYLRLEERVGKIPAKMSLPVVVLIMLPVVVLIVSPTIIALLDSLGGM; from the coding sequence ATGTCTTTATCTTTATGGATAGCCGTTACTTTGCTTATTACTGGCGCGGTTATAGCACTGTTATTTAGTGCTCCAGCACAGCGCCGTGAGCAGCTGTTAAAACGACTGGTGTTGGTATCAGCATCGGAATCGGCACAACAGCAATATTCGTCTCTTGGTTTAAGTAAATCAGCGTCAAAAATTGGCTGGTTACGCCGTTTAACTGTCGCGCCTGATATTAGCGCACTATTGGTTAAAGCTGGATTTCATGGCCCAAGAGCAAGCGCTATATTTTTATTGTGCAAAGTAAGCTTAATGCTTATTAGTGCGATGGCGTGGCAGTGGTATGTCAATTTTGATACCGATAAATTCGTCATGGCTAAGACCTTGATCTTTGCTATTTCTGGCGGGCTTGTTGCTGAACAATGGCTGAAATGGCGTGCCCGCACTGTTAATTACCGTATTGCGCTAGCGCTACCTGATGCGCTTGATTTAATGGTTATTTGTGTCGAATCAGGTTTAACCTTGGAAGCCGTATTTCAACGTGTTGGCCGTGAAATGACTACCGTTACTCCTGAATTATCACGTGAGTGGTTAATCACTGAAGCGGAGTTACGTTTATTGGACTCTCGTATTACGGCATTAAATAACTTGGCGGAGAGAACGGGTTTAGTGGAAGTTGAAAACATGGTTATCGCCTTATCTCAAGCTGAAAAATATGGCAGTAAGATAGCGCCTACGATGCGCTTAATCGCCAGTGACAGCCGTCAATATCAATATTTACGTCTAGAAGAGAGAGTCGGTAAGATCCCTGCGAAAATGTCATTACCTGTGGTGGTATTAATCATGCTGCCTGTAGTCGTCCTGATCGTTTCACCAACGATCATCGCATTATTAGATAGCCTTGGAGGTATGTGA
- a CDS encoding TadE/TadG family type IV pilus assembly protein yields the protein MTLSNMRNRQQGGVSIEFAVTIVPFFVLLLGLIEISRFMMVSSMVDVALASATRELVVDHSREDLTAKLQLTLSEQQLPLLNGNNITVQAHYFTSLVALENDDFVASFDGQDFAEFTLLYPYKALFVAGFSDGFERLSNFKRTTLVTVERSANYAN from the coding sequence ATGACTCTGTCTAACATGAGAAATCGTCAGCAAGGTGGCGTTAGTATTGAATTTGCAGTGACGATTGTGCCATTTTTTGTATTGTTGTTGGGATTGATCGAAATTAGCCGTTTTATGATGGTGAGCAGCATGGTTGATGTTGCCTTAGCTTCAGCCACGCGAGAGTTAGTGGTTGATCATTCGCGTGAAGATTTAACCGCCAAATTACAATTAACCCTGTCAGAACAACAGTTACCATTATTGAATGGTAACAACATCACTGTTCAAGCTCATTATTTTACCAGTTTGGTTGCATTAGAAAATGATGATTTTGTAGCCAGTTTTGACGGGCAAGACTTCGCTGAGTTTACCTTGTTGTATCCGTATAAAGCGCTATTTGTTGCAGGGTTTTCTGATGGTTTTGAGCGTTTATCCAACTTTAAACGCACGACGTTAGTGACTGTAGAGCGGAGTGCTAATTATGCTAACTAA
- a CDS encoding type II secretion system F family protein has product MSVMVTGLLLLIMFVFSSYKALQHQRQRQVLKRRLSSISTVNSADSKATSTLFHWAQKTSPLLKYSHDLKARIDALFDRKAKRLIQLLLAILAVVVWFTLPFFTLLIRMMIIAIIMLAVLAVSYWIMTVRQHSEFNAGFTQVLGQMSRAVSAGISVPQAIAQIADYQQGILGREFGLIRDKLEIGIGLKQALNQARIRLPYVSFHFFSVALILNEENGGQLREVLHSLSRTVHDNSAIKMKIRSLTAEPRMTAAILASLPVVLISVMFFKNPSVFITLTQNQSGHLVLGYVVTSMALGFAIIHLLTKVRA; this is encoded by the coding sequence ATGTCAGTCATGGTGACAGGCCTGTTGTTATTGATTATGTTTGTGTTTAGTAGTTATAAAGCCTTACAGCATCAGCGTCAACGACAGGTATTAAAGCGTCGGTTAAGTTCGATATCAACAGTGAATAGTGCAGATAGTAAAGCGACGTCAACATTATTTCATTGGGCGCAAAAAACGAGCCCTTTATTGAAATATAGTCACGATCTGAAAGCGCGTATCGACGCCTTATTTGACCGTAAAGCTAAGCGTCTTATACAACTATTGTTAGCGATTTTGGCTGTTGTTGTCTGGTTTACGTTACCTTTTTTTACACTGCTAATAAGAATGATGATTATTGCGATTATCATGCTTGCGGTATTGGCTGTGAGCTATTGGATCATGACTGTGCGTCAACATAGTGAATTTAATGCTGGTTTCACGCAAGTATTAGGTCAAATGTCACGGGCTGTGTCGGCAGGTATTTCAGTGCCGCAAGCTATCGCTCAAATAGCTGATTATCAACAAGGGATATTGGGGCGCGAGTTTGGTTTGATCCGCGATAAATTAGAGATTGGTATTGGCCTAAAGCAAGCGCTAAACCAGGCCCGTATTCGTTTGCCTTATGTGAGTTTTCATTTCTTTAGCGTGGCATTAATTTTGAACGAAGAAAATGGTGGTCAGCTGCGTGAGGTATTACATAGTTTGAGTCGAACAGTGCATGACAATTCCGCTATAAAGATGAAGATCAGAAGTTTAACGGCAGAGCCGCGCATGACAGCCGCTATTTTAGCAAGCTTGCCGGTAGTCCTTATCTCGGTGATGTTCTTTAAAAATCCGAGTGTATTTATTACGTTAACTCAAAACCAGAGTGGACATTTAGTCTTAGGTTATGTGGTTACCAGTATGGCGCTTGGTTTCGCTATTATTCATTTGTTAACGAAGGTGAGAGCTTAA
- a CDS encoding CpaD family pilus assembly lipoprotein: MRIFSILIMCGLLSACAIDSVQRQPEIQVEAVTHKIALQLDQKGLSKSDQVALNEFIYQRGDSSALRIKIATYSSKGVSAVPALTALLKQAGVYPSQVTSEVAETSTVADVALFVESYRSLVPNCAAGKQKHSVLNEFKSSPNFGCANASALAQMVATPRDLAVGRTLDATEGRKAVSRVDTYYQPTTSNSEQADKNNSSSISSSLGGQ, encoded by the coding sequence ATGCGGATATTTTCGATATTAATAATGTGTGGTTTGTTGAGTGCTTGTGCAATTGATTCTGTGCAGCGTCAACCTGAAATTCAAGTAGAAGCCGTTACGCACAAAATAGCGTTACAACTGGATCAAAAGGGATTATCAAAAAGTGATCAGGTCGCGTTGAATGAATTTATTTATCAACGAGGTGATTCGTCAGCACTGCGAATAAAAATAGCTACTTATAGCAGCAAAGGCGTGAGTGCGGTACCTGCATTAACGGCATTGTTAAAACAAGCTGGTGTGTATCCATCTCAGGTAACGAGCGAAGTAGCTGAAACATCGACGGTAGCTGATGTAGCCTTATTCGTTGAATCTTATCGTAGCCTAGTACCGAATTGTGCTGCGGGGAAGCAGAAACACAGTGTGTTAAATGAATTCAAATCGAGCCCTAACTTTGGTTGCGCTAATGCGAGTGCTTTAGCGCAAATGGTTGCAACACCAAGAGATCTTGCTGTTGGGCGTACGCTCGATGCAACAGAGGGCCGTAAAGCTGTATCAAGAGTGGATACTTATTATCAGCCTACGACCAGCAACAGCGAACAAGCAGATAAAAATAACAGCAGTAGTATTTCGTCTAGCTTAGGAGGGCAGTAA
- a CDS encoding tetratricopeptide repeat protein — translation MKKSLVKAFIMFGLLMLSGCSTNQLSQTEEMHSDRDLAKLALDSGRPDSAISIYRKQLDLHPNDTDLLLAIGTAYNKMSEFDLALHYLNQAQALMLTETNKSSVIHGQILRERGNAQQGLGNLDGAIVDLTKAAELLPYDAKALNSLGINYALFKDYPQARIAFTGALANAPDNLEYRNNLALAWILDGQPQQGIGVLYSHYLRGSSTSKSRQNLALAFAMKGDVEAAETIAKQDLTKAELENNLAYYQQLYQGLSQQGSLLTEQVKQ, via the coding sequence ATGAAAAAGTCACTGGTGAAAGCGTTTATTATGTTTGGCTTGCTCATGTTATCTGGCTGTAGCACTAATCAATTAAGCCAAACCGAAGAAATGCACTCGGATCGTGACCTAGCAAAGTTGGCACTTGATAGTGGCCGACCAGACAGTGCGATCTCTATTTATCGTAAGCAACTCGATTTGCACCCAAACGATACCGATCTGTTGTTAGCGATAGGAACTGCTTACAACAAAATGTCTGAATTTGATTTAGCACTGCATTATCTTAATCAAGCACAGGCGTTGATGTTAACTGAGACCAATAAATCATCTGTGATACATGGTCAAATATTACGTGAACGAGGCAATGCACAGCAAGGTTTAGGTAATTTAGATGGGGCCATTGTAGATTTAACAAAAGCAGCTGAATTATTACCTTACGATGCTAAAGCATTAAACAGTTTAGGCATTAATTACGCATTATTTAAGGACTATCCTCAAGCAAGAATCGCGTTCACAGGTGCGCTTGCTAATGCACCAGACAATTTAGAATACCGTAATAATTTAGCACTCGCTTGGATTCTAGATGGGCAACCACAGCAAGGTATCGGTGTGCTTTATTCACATTATTTACGTGGTAGTTCGACGTCTAAAAGCCGCCAGAATTTGGCCTTAGCTTTTGCTATGAAGGGCGATGTTGAAGCTGCAGAAACAATTGCAAAACAAGATCTAACTAAAGCTGAATTAGAAAATAACCTTGCTTATTATCAGCAGCTTTATCAAGGCCTGTCACAGCAAGGATCGTTATTGACAGAGCAGGTTAAACAATGA
- a CDS encoding type II and III secretion system protein family protein, with amino-acid sequence MIKQLVSALSLLLLSTVLQAQTLDVVLNKARLVVLPSTAKSIFIASSGIADYQTLTNTKIMVFGKKTGSTSLYVLDAKENVIYSATVKVNHNIAELNSLIHSEFPDAIFNAESTAGKLFLKGQVPTASMAEKIVRLSEGYVSALAQSSEVQQGTSSEGGTTTAAPVAKTDDDELINQLQVTMPNQVNLRIRIAEVSRKVSNKLGIKWGSQGFGTGTFAFLDNYGGKLGGMNPAGWADLSVIVDALATNGMMSVLAEPNLTAMSGEEASFLVGGEIPLPLVYNDTASVEYKQFGVKLDFKPTVLSANQISLQVFSEVSTVSSETSVQIGGQEGSSSFPTFVTRRAATTVELASGQSFALGGLLQSKDVEQLQKMPLLGDIPVLGALFRSTEFQREETELIIIATAYLVQPTRSDTLALPTDGLIPMSDVERLLAWPIEKQTASSTTNENRTDNRQPRLLGDNGFYY; translated from the coding sequence ATGATTAAGCAATTAGTAAGTGCATTGTCGCTATTACTACTCAGCACTGTGTTACAAGCGCAAACGTTGGATGTGGTATTAAACAAAGCGCGATTAGTGGTTCTTCCAAGCACTGCAAAGTCTATTTTTATTGCGAGTAGTGGTATTGCCGATTACCAAACTTTAACCAATACCAAAATCATGGTGTTTGGTAAGAAAACTGGCAGCACGTCTTTGTATGTACTCGATGCTAAAGAAAACGTTATTTATTCTGCGACAGTGAAAGTTAATCATAATATAGCTGAGCTTAATTCGCTGATTCACAGTGAATTTCCTGATGCAATATTTAACGCGGAATCAACAGCCGGTAAGTTGTTTTTAAAAGGACAAGTACCAACAGCAAGCATGGCGGAAAAGATAGTTCGTTTATCTGAAGGTTATGTCTCGGCGTTAGCACAATCAAGTGAGGTTCAGCAAGGCACTAGCTCGGAAGGTGGCACAACTACCGCCGCGCCAGTCGCCAAAACGGATGACGATGAGTTAATCAATCAATTACAAGTCACTATGCCAAATCAAGTTAATTTGCGTATTCGTATTGCTGAGGTTTCTCGTAAGGTGTCTAACAAATTGGGCATTAAATGGGGCTCGCAAGGTTTTGGTACTGGTACGTTTGCCTTTTTAGATAATTACGGCGGCAAACTTGGTGGTATGAACCCTGCGGGCTGGGCTGACCTGTCGGTGATTGTTGATGCATTGGCAACTAACGGCATGATGTCGGTACTCGCTGAGCCTAATTTAACCGCGATGAGTGGTGAAGAAGCTTCGTTTCTCGTTGGTGGCGAGATCCCATTGCCTTTGGTTTATAACGATACGGCGTCAGTTGAATATAAGCAGTTTGGTGTGAAGCTTGATTTTAAACCGACGGTATTAAGTGCCAATCAAATTAGCCTGCAAGTATTTTCTGAAGTAAGCACGGTATCTTCGGAAACCAGCGTGCAAATTGGTGGGCAGGAAGGCAGTTCTTCATTCCCAACGTTTGTGACGCGCCGAGCTGCGACGACGGTAGAACTGGCCAGTGGTCAAAGCTTTGCATTGGGTGGATTATTGCAATCAAAAGATGTTGAACAGTTACAAAAAATGCCATTGTTGGGTGATATTCCAGTACTTGGCGCGCTATTCCGTTCAACCGAGTTTCAACGTGAAGAAACGGAACTTATTATTATTGCGACCGCTTATTTAGTCCAGCCGACTCGTTCTGACACACTCGCGTTGCCAACAGATGGTTTGATCCCGATGAGTGATGTTGAACGGTTATTAGCCTGGCCAATAGAAAAACAAACAGCAAGTTCAACAACCAATGAAAATCGCACTGACAATCGCCAACCGCGACTGCTTGGCGATAACGGATTTTATTACTGA
- the cpaB gene encoding Flp pilus assembly protein CpaB, whose translation MHAKRLVYLSVCTSLLGLVWLFFSLSAPVISTPTENIVKTYEALVTTQDIAIGRPYSASLFAWKTVNEQDVSDRIDFIDKATFLMSTLDNTVAANDFVVGQILSPSDFLKPEQGGFLSVMLRPSYRAVSVPVDQVTANSGLIGPGDHVDVLLLASKEQELRSRGNETQSLYVKTIAQNVRVLAFNDALQLTRYMEKQKNNKGVFPDNSTVTLEVSPTQANQITLANQLGTLSMVLRSKNNLDTDNAEIAAINVDDILPAIKQVQPDIGLVEFRAKDKRVMNNAGSEK comes from the coding sequence ATGCATGCAAAACGTTTAGTTTATCTGTCTGTTTGTACGTCTTTACTTGGGTTGGTTTGGCTATTTTTCAGCTTGTCCGCGCCAGTGATCAGTACACCTACAGAGAATATCGTTAAGACTTATGAAGCACTTGTTACCACGCAGGATATCGCTATTGGTCGTCCTTATAGCGCCTCGTTATTTGCCTGGAAAACGGTAAATGAACAGGATGTTAGTGACCGTATCGACTTTATTGATAAAGCCACGTTCTTAATGTCGACGTTAGACAATACCGTGGCAGCGAATGATTTTGTCGTAGGACAAATATTAAGCCCGTCTGATTTTTTGAAACCTGAGCAAGGCGGTTTTTTGTCGGTGATGTTACGTCCCAGTTATCGTGCAGTTTCAGTACCTGTTGATCAAGTCACGGCTAACTCAGGTTTAATTGGTCCAGGTGATCATGTTGATGTATTACTGCTGGCATCAAAAGAGCAAGAACTTCGCTCTCGTGGTAATGAAACCCAAAGTTTATACGTTAAAACTATCGCACAGAACGTCCGCGTGTTGGCATTTAATGACGCCTTACAGCTTACGCGTTATATGGAAAAGCAAAAAAATAATAAAGGCGTATTTCCAGATAACAGTACCGTGACGCTAGAAGTGTCACCGACACAAGCAAACCAAATTACGCTAGCCAATCAACTGGGTACATTGTCGATGGTCTTACGCAGTAAAAACAACTTGGATACAGATAATGCGGAGATCGCAGCTATAAATGTCGATGATATTTTACCTGCAATTAAACAAGTCCAACCGGATATTGGTTTAGTTGAATTTCGTGCCAAGGATAAACGAGTGATGAATAATGCAGGAAGCGAAAAATGA
- a CDS encoding Flp family type IVb pilin, translated as MLTAKTLNNHNHKIIEKKMKNNKQKQRGAAAIEYAILAAAMSLLMLQFLGSDGKLTGAIEDTYGSVIEKLETIQADK; from the coding sequence ATGTTAACTGCAAAAACACTCAATAACCATAACCATAAAATAATAGAGAAAAAAATGAAAAACAACAAACAAAAACAACGTGGCGCTGCAGCAATTGAATATGCAATTTTAGCGGCGGCTATGTCACTTCTTATGCTGCAATTTCTTGGTTCTGACGGCAAGCTTACAGGCGCAATTGAAGATACTTATGGGTCTGTAATTGAAAAGCTTGAAACGATCCAAGCTGATAAATAA